A stretch of the Tachysurus vachellii isolate PV-2020 chromosome 26, HZAU_Pvac_v1, whole genome shotgun sequence genome encodes the following:
- the LOC132841381 gene encoding retrovirus-related Pol polyprotein from transposon 412, with the protein MDEDVQELRELVAQLRADNERLRQEQAPVTPGPKGEARDEIRYRSDAERGDPDKIIQVLRELYGCSLSYVALQQAFFSRGQQEGETLLEFSLALMGLLEKVKQQAPHAIPNAEVLLRDQFVEHVLDISLRRELKQLVRRQPTSTLLEVRSEAIRWEREGMPGGARGRSQSVPLAYGIQYAVQSESRVGVASSPSKSELAELREMLKLQQEQLHQLTQGFARLQAPHSRSRSPRYGPAASSYTAVGKLAPTELQSHSSVGEPFGSDIVRSPSSVSRLVSACPHLNVLIGGVKVPCLIDTGSMVSTITESWFLEHFESWGQERLKSCQWLRLTAANGLAIPYIGYMELDVELCGKLVSNCGVLVVRDVPDRAAVHAPGVLGMNVLSRCYQELTGQHGAALFDSPAVLQAPSFVIQALQHCRQVNTQSSVDRVGQVRVRGRGVCRVAGGTMKLVAATCSESYSGGTLLFEPPESGLPAGLLASPALVQVTRGTVYIPVVNVGTTDVVLYPKASLGTLNSVFIISLPEGISEGRSMTATVSSQASSTGSTVQEQISAIDLSVLSGEDQSRVRALLQTYQFVFAAHDADLGCTTLLSHDIPLLDNAPVRQRYRRIPPSEYEVVKAHINQLLEAQVIRESCSPYASPIVLVKKKDGSLRMCVDYRQLNSKTRKDAFPLPRIDESLDALAGARWFSTMDLASGYNQVPVTEVDRPKTAFCTPFGLFEWNRMPFGLCNAPSTFQRLMERLFGDQQCQSLLLYLDDIVVFSSSVDQHLERLEMVLSRLGNQGLKAKLGKCAFFQPEVKYLGHVVSSHGVATDPSKIEVVAQWRTPTSVSEVRSFLGFASYYRRFVEGFAKMAAPLHKLVVELAGNRSRKRGEQCFVSAWTESCQRSFEALKGKLTTAPVLAYADFSLPFVLEVDASYSGLGAVLSQEQGGKVRPIAYASRSLRPTERNMSNYSSMKLEFLALKWAMTEKFREYSLGHKCVVFTDNNPLSHLKTAKLGATEQRWAAQLAAFDFEVKYRSGRSNKNADALSRQHPTDHSVVESLLPGTEIPLSVKQTGGVESIFQATQAVVTVLPSHSAVDLGTLQTADPVIEEVWSCWKKKSYPGVEKRRRLSKASLILLRQWDRLVERDGLLYRRVFRPDGGEEVLQLVLPAVLKSEVLTQLHQEHGHQGIERTTELVRQRCYWPGMSNEIMQWCQECERCQSAKTVQPRARSFMGHLMASRPNEILAIDFTVLEPSRAGLENILVMTDVFTKYTLAIPTQDQRAETVAQVLVVEWFYKFGVPGRIHSDQGRNFESSLIRQLCNLYKVEKSRTTPYHPAGNGQCERFNRTLHNLLRTLPVTRKRDWVSCLPQVLFFYNTTPHQATGESPHFLMFGQEPRLPVDFLLGRVQEPVLGYTHEWVLEHQRRLHVAFEGARERLKTVAERRKFHHDQHIRSTPLTEGQLVYLRELGTRGRHKIQDLWSPVVYQVLKAPKEGGAVYTIAPVDELSKVKHVHRSLLKTRIRRDAPVHAPPDDLPPEEVLPLDEDETADGEVWVVVPETLQVPPRSVPRDLVPVLPVSQVACIPSSTGSRASEAPSQSCSVGTRLPSGSVSPTRSDGNGTALRRTRRATAGQHSNVHHLPRAAGEYVVYRRDDDTK; encoded by the exons ATGGATGAAGATGTGCAGGAGCTTAGGGAGCTTGTAGCCCAATTGAGGGCCGATAACGAAAGACTTAGACAAGAACAGGCCCCTGTTACCCCAGGTCCCA AGGGGGAGGCACGGGATGAGATTCGGTACCGTTCTGATGCAGAACGTGGAGATCCAGACAAGATAATTCAGGTTTTGAGAGAGTTGTATGGGTGCTCtttgtcttatgtagctctgcAGCAGGCCTTTTTCTCTAGGGGGCAGCAGGAGGGGGAGACCCTATTGGAATTCTCCCTCGCCCTGATGGGCCTCCTAGAGAAAGTGAAGCAGCAGGCGCCCCATGCCATACCAAATGCAGAAGTTTTGTTACGTGATCAGTTTGTCGAGCATGTTCTTGATATTAGTCTTCGTCGCGAGCTTAAACAGTTAGTCCGTCGTCAGCCTACTTCTACACTTTTGGAGGTTCGCAGTGAGGCCATTCGGTGGGAACGGGAGGGAATGCCCGGGGGTGCAAGGGGGCGTAGTCAATCTGTTCCATTGGCTTATGGGATTCAATATGCCGTGCAGAGTGAGTCACGGGTAGGTGTGGCCAGCTCTCCTTCCAAATCTGAGTTAGCTGAATTGAGGGAGATGTTAAAGCTACAGCAGGAGCAGCTACATCAGCTTACCCAAGGTTTTGCTCGTTTACAAGCCCCTCATTCACGTAGTCGATCCCCACGTTATGGCCCT GCAGCCTCGTCCTACACAGCCGTCGGAAAACTAGCCCCCACCGAGCTGCAGAGCCACAGCTCGGTTGGGGAGCCTTTCGGCTCAGATATCGTACGCAGCCCTAGTTCAGTATCTCGTTTAGTGTCAGCTTGTCCTCATCTTAATGTTCTGATTGGGGGGGTCAAAGTGCCCTGCTTGATAGACACTGGGTCTATGGTGTCTACCATTACTGAGAGCTGGTTCCTTGAACATTTTGAATCATGGGGGCAGGAGCGACTTAAGTCTTGTCAGTGGTTGCGATTAACTGCTGCTAATGGTCTCGCGATTCCCTATATTGGTTACATGGAACTCGATGTGGAGCTCTGTGGCAAATTGGTGTCAAATTGCGGGGTGCTTGTTGTCCGGGATGTTCCTGATAGGGCGGCTGTACATGCCCCTGGTGTTTTAGGGATGAATGTCCTTAGTCGTTGCTACCAGGAACTTACCGGGCAGCATGGGGCGGCTCTTTTTGATTCACCTGCTGTGTTGCAGGCGCCTAGTTTTGTTATACAGGCATTACAGCATTGTCGTCAAGTTAACACCCAGTCCTCTGTTGATCGCGTGGGTCAGGTGCGGGTGCGGGGGCGTGGGGTTTGTCGGGTTGCTGGTGGAACAATGAAGCTCGTAGCAGCCACTTGTTCAGAAAGCTACTCTGGTGGTACATTATTGTTTGAACCCCCTGAATCAGGCTTACCTGCAGGCTTATTGGCTTCCCCTGCACTCGTTCAAGTGACCCGGGGCACTGTGTATATACCAGTGGTGAATGTAGGTACTACTGATGTTGTACTGTATCCTAAGGCATCATTAGGCACCCTAAATAGTGTGTTTATCATCAGCTTGCCAGAAGGTATTTCTGAAGGGAGATCAATGACAGCTACTGTTAGTTCACAGGCTTCTTCGACAGGTTCTACAGTGCAGGAGCAGATTAGTGCTATCGATCTGTCCGTTCTGTCGGGGGAAGATCAATCTCGGGTTCGGGCCCTGCTTCAGACGTACCAGTTTGTGTTTGCAGCTCATGATGCAGATTTGGGGTGTACTACTCTCCTGTCACATGATATTCCCCTCCTAGATAATGCCCCTGTCCGACAACGTTATCGGCGGATACCTCCTTCAGAGTATGAGGTGGTAAAGGCGCATATTAATCAACTGCTGGAGGCACAAGTAATCAGGGAGAGTTGCAGTCCTTATGCCTCTCCCATTGTTTTGGTTAAGAAGAAAGATGGTAGTCTACGAATGTGTGTAGACTATCGTCAATTGAATTCTAAAACTAGAAAGGACGCTTTCCCTTTGCCTCGCATCGATGAGTCATTGGATGCCTTGGCAGGGGCCCGCTGGTTCTCCACTATGGATTTGGCCAGTGGGTACAATCAGGTCCCTGTCACAGAGGTTGACCGGCCCAAGACTGCTTTTTGTACCCCTTTTGGCTTATTCGAGTGGAATCGAATGCCGTTTGGACTTTGTAACGCTCCTAGTACCTTTCAGCGGTTGATGGAGAGGTTGTTTGGTGACCAACAATGTCAGTCTTTACTCCTGTATTTAGATGACATTGTGGTGTTTTCTTCCTCAGTGGACCAACATTTGGAGCGGTTGGAAATGGTCTTGAGCCGGCTAGGTAATCAGGGCCTTAAGGCGAAGTTAGGAAAGTGTGCATTCTTTCAACCTGAGGTAAAATATTTGGGACATGTGGTGTCATCTCATGGGGTTGCAACAGACCCAAGTAAGATTGAGGTAGTGGCGCAGTGGCGGACCCCAACTAGTGTTTCAGAGGTGCGGTCTTTTCTTGGCTTTGCCAGTTACTACCGCCGGTTTGTAGAGGGGTTTGCTAAGATGGCAGCCCCTCTGCATAAGCTGGTGGTTGAGTTGGCAGGTAATAGATCTAGGAAACGAGGGGAGCAGTGTTTTGTTAGTGCCTGGACTGAATCTTGCCAGCGTAGTTTTGAGGCATTAAAAGGTAAATTGACCACTGCCCCTGTTCTTGCCTATGCCGATTTTTCCCTGCCTTTTGTTTTGGAGGTGGACGCCAGCTATAGTGGGTTAGGGGCAGTTCTTTCCCAAGAACAAGGAGGTAAGGTGCGGCCTATCGCCTATGCTAGCCGCAGTCTTAGGCCCACTGAGCGCAATATGTCTAACTATAGCTCGATGAAATTAGAGTTCTTGGCGCTCAAGTGGGCCATGACTGAGAAATTTCGGGAGTATTCGCTGGGACATAAATGCGTGGTCTTTACCGACAACAACCCTCTTAGCCACTTGAAGACAGCAAAACTTGGGGCAACCGAGCAGCGCTGGGCAGCGCAACTTGCTGCTTTTGATTTTGAGGTGAAATATCGCTCAGGCAGAAGTAACAAAAATGCAGATGCCCTGTCGAGGCAGCACCCAACGGACCATAGTGTGGTGGAAAGTTTACTTCCAGGTACTGAAATTCCCCTCTCTGTTAAGCAAACTGGGGGTGTCGAGTCCATCTTTCAAGCGACGCAAGCAGTGGTTACTGTTTTGCCGAGTCACTCTGCAGTGGACTTGGGTACACTGCAAACAGCAGACCCAGTTATTGAGGAGGTTTGGTCATGTTGGAAGAAAAAGTCATACCCTGGAGTGGAGAAACGTAGACGGTTGTCTAAGGCCAGTTTAATCTTGCTCCGCCAGTGGGATCGCTTGGTAGAGAGGGATGGGTTGCTCTACCGCCGTGTGTTCCGCCCTGATGGGGGGGAGGAGGTCCTCCAGTTGGTTTTGCCTGCTGTTTTAAAATCTGAGGTTCTGACACAGCTTCATCAGGAGCATGGGCATCAGGGTATTGAGCGCACCACGGAGCTGGTACGCCAGCGATGTTACTGGCCAGGTATGTCCAATGAGATAATGCAGTGGTGCCAGGAGTGCGAAAGGTGTCAGTCCGCTAAAACCGTACAGCCCAGGGCACGGAGTTTTATGGGCCATTTAATGGCCTCAAGGCCAAATGAAATACTGGCAATTGATTTTACTGTGCTTGAGCCTTCTCGTGCAGGGTTAGAAAATATCCTGGTCATGACCGATGTTTTTACCAAATATACTCTGGCTATTCCTACTCAGGACCAACGGGCTGAGACAGTGGCCCAGGTGCTTGTTGTGGAGTGGTTTTATAAGTTTGGGGTCCCTGGTCGGATTCATTCCGATCAGGGTCGCAATTTTGAGTCCTCCCTTATTCGGCAGCTCTGTAACCTGTACAAGGTTGAAAAGTCTCGCACTACTCCGTATCATCCCGCCGGCAATGGCCAGTGTGAGCGTTTTAATAGAACTCTGCATAACCTCCTCCGCACTTTGCCTGTGACTAGGAAAAGGGACTGGGTGTCCTGCCTCCCTCAGGTGCTCTTCTTTTATAACACCACTCCACATCAAGCGACTGGGGAGTCTccacattttttaatgtttggacAAGAACCACGGCTCCCAGTCGACTTTCTGTTGGGTAGAGTACAGGAGCCTGTGTTGGGTTATACCCATGAGTGGGTTCTGGAACATCAAAGGAGGCTCCATGTCGCGTTTGAGGGTGCACGTGAGAGGTTGAAGACTGTTGCAGAACGACGCAAGTTCCATCATGATCAGCACATTCGGTCTACACCACTGACGGAGGGGCAGTTGGTTTACCTTCGGGAGCTGGGCACGAGGGGTCGCCATAAGATCCAGGATCTGTGGAGCCCCGTGGTGTACCAAGTGCTGAAGGCTCCTAAAGAGGGTGGTGCTGTTTATACGATTGCTCCAGTTGATGAACTGAGTAAAGTAAAGCATGTACATCGCTCCCTGTTAAAAACCAGGATCCGTAGGGATGCTCCAGTCCATGCTCCCCCCGATGACCTCCCGCCTGAAGAAGTGTTGCCCTTGGACGAGGATGAGACAGCTGACGGGGAGGTGTGGGTGGTAGTGCCCGAAACCCTCCAAGTTCCGCCTAGATCTGTTCCCAGAGATTTAGTCCCTGTTTTGCCGGTCTCTCAGGTTGCATGCATACCTTCCAGCACAGGGTCTAGGGCCTCAGAAGCCCCGAGTCAGTCATGTTCAGTAGGGACCAGACTTCCATCTGGGTCAGTGTCCCCGACTCGGTCCGATGGTAATGGGACAGCACTGCGAAGGACCAGGAGAGCTACAGCGGGCCAGCACTCCAATGTTCATCATCTCCCACGAGCAGCAGGGGAA TATGTGGTTTATCGCCGGGACGACGATACAAAGTAG